The Candidatus Latescibacter sp. genome segment AAGAATATTTACCTTAATTTCTTCAAAATTGAATTATTTTCGATGTAACATATGTTCACTCTATCTGTAATTTCTTTTTAGAAAAATAGGCGGTGATAATTCTTTAATACTTTTTCATTACTTCTTGTTATACAATAGGATAAGCTTTATTTTGTAATGTATGGTAAGTGATTGATATTTATGTAAAAAATTGAAATGACAATTTTACGAATAATCCGGGTTAAATCTAGGGTAACCATTTTTTGAATATATGATGCGGCCTTGTCTATCCAATTCTTCCATGCGATCTACTGCATATACCCAACATCGTGTAGCAGGCGGACGTTTACCTTTCCATTCATATATCTGTCCAGTGGATGCACGTTGCATGGAAGCCGTTAGATTATCAAGGCTATACTTACGTCCTGTCCCTTCTTCGATGAAACGATAGGTTTTATCAATATATGATTGGTCTAAAGGACGATAAACCTGGTTCCATTGTTCTTTGCCTAATATTTTGGCATACAAGAGAATAACATCATGTACAGCACCGAATTTTCTTTGAACATTACCTTTGGCGTTTATTCTTTGCCAAATAATTTCATTTTTATAATTCTCTCCTCCGAATATTGAATCAAGCACAATCTTCAAATAATGGCTTGCGGTCGGGTCGCAATGGAGGTAGATGCTGCCTGTCGGTTTGAGAACCCTGCGCATCTCAACCAGGCGCGCCGCCATCATGGC includes the following:
- a CDS encoding DNA methyltransferase: MTPWKNKLYYGDNLRIMREYLDDESVDLIYLDPPFNSKATYNVLFREKNGSDSSAQITAFDDTWHWDAAAAETYHDLVTRGPQKLAALMDAFHSFLGQNDMIAYLAMMAARLVEMRRVLKPTGSIYLHCDPTASHYLKIVLDSIFGGENYKNEIIWQRINAKGNVQRKFGAVHDVILLYAKILGKEQWNQVYRPLDQSYIDKTYRFIEEGTGRKYSLDNLTASMQRASTGQIYEWKGKRPPATRCWVYAVDRMEELDRQGRIIYSKNGYPRFNPDYS